In Hahella sp. KA22, one genomic interval encodes:
- a CDS encoding response regulator transcription factor, whose amino-acid sequence MKDTCVYIIEDDQMQADLLSAILESYGYQSKAYGNPKAFLSEFSNDHNCVILSDIVMPDMTGLDLLTRMSETGYLPPLILMTAYSTVPVVKEALQGGAFDFLLKPISITDVGPLLEKAVVHEKLHRERYKKRLDIQHSITQLTAREKQVYDLLLQGLSTKEMEARLFISPRTIETHCRNVLAKFDVSSIKDLLVKVLPLAAEENGVG is encoded by the coding sequence ATGAAAGATACGTGCGTATATATCATCGAAGATGACCAGATGCAGGCGGATCTGCTGTCGGCTATTCTGGAGTCCTACGGTTACCAGTCCAAAGCCTACGGCAATCCCAAAGCGTTCTTATCCGAGTTCAGCAACGACCACAATTGCGTGATTCTCTCCGACATCGTGATGCCGGACATGACGGGGCTGGACTTGCTGACCAGGATGTCCGAAACCGGTTACCTGCCGCCGTTGATATTGATGACCGCCTACTCCACGGTGCCGGTGGTGAAAGAAGCGTTGCAGGGCGGCGCCTTTGATTTTCTGCTCAAACCCATCAGTATTACAGATGTAGGGCCATTGCTGGAAAAGGCCGTGGTCCATGAGAAACTGCACCGCGAACGCTATAAGAAACGCCTCGACATACAGCACTCTATCACCCAGCTGACTGCTCGCGAAAAGCAGGTCTACGATCTGCTGCTACAGGGACTCAGCACCAAGGAGATGGAGGCCAGACTGTTTATCAGTCCCCGCACCATTGAGACGCACTGCCGCAACGTGTTGGCGAAGTTTGACGTCTCCTCCATCAAGGATCTGCTGGTCAAAGTGCTGCCCCTGGCGGCGGAGGAGAATGGCGTCGGCTGA
- a CDS encoding LysR family transcriptional regulator produces the protein MTNEQLRAFVGVVEHGSFRAAAAALFKTQSTVSAAVAALEQEFDLQLFSRETYRPTLTIEGKALFREAKALLSKAHDLEMLGHRLAQDKAPELSLSLSAMCAHLPGLDTLKAFAKKRPEMRLHLHTEHLSGVLEQLLLEKAEVAIGPQVGLDDRYEFTEVAKVTQVTVAAPGFVDAGADGVVRHAQLRNLPHILIADSGSLAPFDHVNVIPGGHRWYVNDFLMKKGLLLSGMGWARIPLHMVDTELERGELRFLQVENFPSRSLVPIYLIRLRNQLLSPLAQEFWDEMLGASL, from the coding sequence ATGACTAATGAGCAGTTACGCGCATTTGTTGGCGTGGTGGAGCATGGCAGTTTTCGTGCTGCTGCTGCGGCTCTGTTTAAAACCCAATCTACGGTCAGCGCGGCGGTGGCGGCGCTGGAGCAAGAGTTCGATTTACAGTTATTCAGTCGCGAAACCTATCGGCCGACGCTGACTATCGAAGGCAAGGCGTTGTTCCGGGAGGCCAAGGCGCTACTGTCCAAAGCTCATGATCTGGAAATGCTAGGGCATCGTCTGGCGCAAGACAAGGCGCCGGAGCTGTCCCTTTCCCTGAGCGCCATGTGCGCGCACTTACCGGGGCTGGACACTTTGAAAGCGTTTGCCAAAAAGCGACCCGAGATGCGCCTGCATTTACATACGGAGCATTTGTCCGGGGTGCTGGAGCAACTGCTGCTGGAAAAAGCGGAAGTGGCTATTGGCCCCCAGGTTGGTCTGGATGATCGCTATGAGTTTACTGAGGTGGCGAAAGTCACCCAGGTCACCGTCGCCGCGCCGGGTTTTGTCGACGCTGGCGCGGACGGCGTGGTGCGCCATGCGCAGTTACGCAATCTGCCGCATATTCTGATCGCCGACAGCGGTTCGCTGGCGCCCTTTGACCATGTCAATGTCATTCCTGGCGGCCACCGCTGGTATGTGAATGACTTTCTGATGAAAAAGGGGCTGCTTCTTTCCGGTATGGGCTGGGCGCGGATTCCGCTGCATATGGTGGACACTGAATTGGAGCGGGGAGAGCTGAGGTTTCTACAGGTGGAGAATTTTCCTTCGCGCAGTCTGGTTCCTATTTATCTCATCCGCTTGCGCAATCAATTGTTATCGCCGCTGGCGCAGGAATTCTGGGATGAAATGTTGGGCGCTTCGCTTTGA
- a CDS encoding sulfite exporter TauE/SafE family protein produces the protein MDFDTAFFCILAAGFITGFSKFSIGGMGLLILPIIAIAYPGPEALGILIPMYIATDILAVKSYGRHASWPIVLRLLPLALIGIGLGIWLLSSINPEQFTLLLGVMIVLILALGLWLDYRPSAVMRHPAATQAMGLLSGFVTMTANAAGPLLSLYLMEQRLSKEAYVGTRAWAFMILNSAKVPLLIAAGFLNEDIALRSLAGLPGLLVGSWAGYWLLRKLNINQFKWLIRGMAAIAAVKMLAFG, from the coding sequence ATGGACTTTGATACCGCATTCTTCTGTATTCTCGCCGCCGGGTTTATCACCGGCTTCTCCAAATTCTCCATTGGCGGCATGGGGCTGCTCATTCTGCCGATCATCGCTATCGCCTATCCTGGCCCGGAAGCGCTGGGGATTCTGATTCCCATGTACATCGCGACGGATATTCTGGCGGTGAAAAGCTATGGCCGCCATGCTTCCTGGCCTATCGTGCTGCGCCTGTTGCCGTTGGCGCTAATCGGCATCGGCCTGGGCATCTGGTTGCTCTCCAGCATCAATCCAGAGCAGTTCACGCTGTTGCTGGGCGTCATGATTGTGTTGATCCTGGCCCTGGGGCTTTGGCTGGATTACCGCCCCTCCGCTGTCATGCGCCATCCGGCGGCCACCCAGGCCATGGGATTGCTGTCAGGGTTCGTCACCATGACGGCTAACGCCGCCGGCCCTCTGCTCAGCCTGTATCTGATGGAGCAGCGTCTGTCCAAGGAAGCCTATGTGGGAACCCGGGCATGGGCGTTTATGATCCTGAACAGCGCCAAAGTGCCGTTGCTGATCGCCGCGGGATTTCTCAACGAGGACATCGCCCTGCGCAGCCTCGCGGGATTGCCTGGATTGCTGGTCGGTTCGTGGGCAGGCTATTGGCTGCTGAGAAAGCTGAACATCAACCAGTTTAAGTGGTTGATACGGGGTATGGCGGCAATCGCCGCGGTCAAGATGCTGGCGTTCGGCTGA
- a CDS encoding SRPBCC family protein, which translates to MKKALKSTGQILLGVVVLVIIAGFFLPDSTHVERSVVINAPQRQVFDFLNSYRNFNDWSPWAKLDPNAQYQFSGPQSGVGAKMSWRSDDPKVGQGYQEIIAVKEAEEIQVALDFGENGQASAFYRLQPADSAVRVTWGFDTEHGLNLFNRYIGLLLERLLAPMYEEGLQSLKRRLENPGAAS; encoded by the coding sequence ATGAAGAAAGCGCTTAAATCCACTGGGCAAATCCTGCTTGGCGTCGTTGTATTGGTCATTATCGCCGGTTTTTTTCTACCGGACTCTACTCATGTCGAACGCAGTGTGGTGATTAACGCGCCGCAGCGACAGGTGTTTGACTTCCTTAATAGCTACCGCAACTTTAATGACTGGTCGCCCTGGGCCAAGCTGGACCCCAACGCCCAATACCAGTTTTCAGGCCCTCAGTCCGGCGTAGGCGCCAAGATGAGTTGGCGCAGCGACGACCCGAAAGTGGGTCAGGGCTATCAGGAGATTATCGCCGTCAAAGAGGCGGAGGAGATTCAAGTAGCGCTGGACTTTGGCGAAAACGGCCAGGCTTCAGCGTTTTACCGCCTGCAGCCCGCCGACAGTGCCGTGAGAGTAACTTGGGGTTTCGACACCGAGCACGGCCTCAACCTGTTCAACCGCTACATCGGCCTGCTGCTGGAAAGGCTGTTGGCGCCCATGTACGAAGAGGGACTGCAAAGCCTGAAGCGACGCCTTGAAAATCCAGGTGCCGCCAGTTGA
- a CDS encoding glutathione S-transferase family protein yields the protein MIILYQFPISHFCEKARWALDYKGLEYKVKNLMPGAHIKAIKKLADKSTVPVIEHDGRIVQGSAEIINYLDELSSERPLTPVEPGARSAALEWEKYLDREIGVSIRCYCYHYLLTRPDQVIPMLAHHGPWYGKWLLRLGFGKLSKIMRKHMRINDETAADSLRRIQAALARINERVGNDGYLVGDYFTRADLTAASLLTPFLQPESFDIPWPQDPPPALAQTVKELEPQLEWARRIYARYR from the coding sequence ATGATCATTCTTTATCAGTTTCCTATTTCTCATTTCTGCGAAAAAGCGAGATGGGCGCTCGACTATAAAGGGCTGGAATATAAGGTGAAAAACCTGATGCCCGGGGCGCATATCAAAGCCATCAAGAAGCTGGCGGATAAGTCCACGGTGCCGGTTATCGAGCATGACGGAAGAATTGTGCAGGGCTCGGCGGAAATCATTAACTATCTTGATGAACTGTCTTCGGAGAGGCCATTGACGCCGGTGGAGCCGGGAGCAAGATCCGCCGCTCTGGAATGGGAAAAATACCTCGATAGAGAGATCGGCGTCTCCATCCGTTGTTACTGCTACCACTATTTATTGACGCGCCCGGATCAGGTGATTCCCATGCTCGCGCACCACGGGCCCTGGTATGGCAAGTGGCTGTTGCGTCTGGGCTTTGGCAAGTTAAGCAAAATTATGCGCAAGCACATGCGTATTAATGATGAAACGGCGGCGGACTCATTGCGTCGCATTCAGGCTGCGCTGGCCCGTATCAATGAACGCGTGGGGAATGACGGTTATCTGGTGGGAGACTATTTCACCCGGGCGGATCTGACGGCTGCATCATTGCTGACGCCGTTTCTGCAGCCGGAATCCTTCGATATTCCATGGCCGCAAGACCCGCCGCCAGCGTTGGCGCAGACCGTGAAAGAGCTGGAGCCGCAACTGGAATGGGCGCGGAGAATCTACGCCCGTTATCGTTGA
- a CDS encoding bifunctional diguanylate cyclase/phosphodiesterase, whose protein sequence is METTPMDDDVISFAQDEPDSPERTTRQAWKILTVDDDFNYQRSTEFALAGLKILDRPIQLLRAYSYAEASKLLSEHADIAIALVDVVMETDDAGLRLVRAIREVLGNAEIRLVLLTGQPGMAPMLDVMKEYDINDYWTKSELTDTRLQTVLTGCARSYIQIREIARAKRGLQLIAESSDSVYSAKNLQEFSARMLAELAKLLGLPPDGLVCAKAYTTSRPESRESYIIGAAGIYSNCVGKTLMEFEAPNVRDHLNQCLQTRKSIHETDYTCLFFLDPIGAADYAAYIETGHSLDSTEQELIRVFSLNIANGLQNVSLFNRLERLAYEDDTLRIPNRNALLRRLSQILSRADRNQYQLMLVDIDGFASINSVLGARYGDSVLKLVSSRLKDTFNGAVQVSRVKDDLFAVLGSVESVSAVKLDGLFNGLSVSEKSLKLLNISSVIYPLNHPDSSPPEVITRAGIALKQAKKRGIRQHTIYDPETEAAAASRFHLLQALQDALTKQSIFAVLQPQVDIETNQVTGVEVLARWRLEDGTHIRPDQFISLAETSGLILPLGQQILTQGCAACRRLQEAGYRDIRIGVNYSVIQFEQDDMVDTLIRSAEAVGIRPQQIEVEITESTVMHNFALVQNKLERLREIGVAVAIDDFGVGFSSLAYLSRLAVDRLKIDKSFIDKVTTDKGAAAIAKTVIQLGESFNLDIIAEGVETKEQAQWLLDNGCRSVQGYLYARPMAVDDLLQWLTQRR, encoded by the coding sequence ATGGAAACCACGCCGATGGATGACGATGTCATCAGCTTCGCGCAAGATGAGCCCGACTCACCGGAGCGAACTACGCGGCAAGCTTGGAAAATACTTACCGTCGATGACGATTTCAACTATCAACGCTCTACAGAGTTCGCACTCGCCGGCCTGAAGATTTTAGATCGCCCCATCCAGCTACTACGCGCCTACAGTTACGCGGAAGCCTCCAAACTGCTGTCAGAACACGCCGATATCGCTATCGCATTGGTGGACGTGGTGATGGAGACTGACGACGCGGGCCTCCGTCTCGTACGGGCCATTCGGGAAGTGCTCGGCAATGCGGAAATCCGTCTGGTGCTGCTGACAGGACAGCCCGGTATGGCGCCCATGCTGGACGTGATGAAAGAGTACGATATCAATGATTACTGGACCAAATCCGAACTGACCGACACACGACTGCAAACCGTGTTAACCGGCTGCGCCCGCTCTTATATCCAGATTCGGGAAATCGCGCGGGCGAAACGAGGTCTGCAGTTGATCGCCGAGTCCAGCGATTCCGTTTACTCCGCTAAAAACCTGCAGGAATTCTCCGCGCGCATGCTGGCGGAGCTGGCCAAACTCCTGGGGCTTCCGCCCGATGGTCTGGTGTGCGCCAAAGCGTATACGACCTCCAGGCCTGAAAGTCGGGAAAGCTATATCATCGGCGCAGCGGGGATTTACTCCAACTGCGTCGGTAAAACCCTGATGGAGTTTGAAGCGCCTAACGTACGGGACCACCTGAACCAGTGCCTGCAGACACGCAAGTCCATTCACGAGACAGACTACACCTGTCTGTTTTTTCTCGACCCCATAGGAGCCGCCGATTACGCCGCCTACATCGAAACCGGCCACTCCCTCGACTCCACCGAGCAGGAGTTGATTCGCGTATTCAGCCTGAATATCGCCAATGGCCTGCAAAACGTCTCTTTGTTCAACCGACTGGAACGCCTGGCCTACGAAGATGACACTCTGCGCATCCCCAATCGCAATGCATTACTGCGCAGACTGAGCCAAATTCTCTCCCGCGCGGACAGAAACCAATATCAGCTGATGCTGGTGGACATAGACGGCTTCGCCAGCATCAACTCCGTATTGGGCGCCCGTTACGGTGATTCGGTTTTAAAGCTGGTGTCGAGCCGGCTCAAAGATACGTTTAATGGCGCCGTTCAGGTGTCCCGGGTCAAGGACGATCTATTCGCCGTACTGGGGAGTGTCGAAAGTGTCTCCGCCGTTAAGCTGGACGGATTGTTCAACGGCCTTTCCGTCAGTGAAAAAAGCTTAAAGTTACTTAACATCAGCTCGGTGATCTATCCCCTCAATCATCCTGACAGCTCGCCGCCAGAGGTCATTACCCGGGCGGGAATCGCCCTGAAGCAGGCGAAAAAACGCGGCATACGCCAGCACACCATCTACGACCCTGAAACCGAAGCCGCCGCCGCGAGTCGCTTCCACTTGTTACAGGCGCTACAGGACGCGTTGACCAAACAAAGTATTTTCGCTGTCCTGCAACCGCAGGTGGACATAGAAACCAATCAAGTCACCGGCGTAGAAGTGCTGGCGCGTTGGCGCCTGGAGGACGGAACCCACATCCGACCAGATCAGTTTATCTCCCTGGCGGAGACCTCCGGTTTAATTCTGCCCCTGGGACAACAAATTCTCACCCAGGGCTGCGCCGCCTGCCGTCGTCTGCAGGAAGCCGGTTACCGCGATATTCGCATTGGCGTGAACTACTCCGTCATCCAGTTTGAGCAGGATGATATGGTGGACACGCTTATCCGCAGCGCGGAGGCGGTCGGCATCAGACCCCAGCAAATCGAGGTCGAAATCACTGAGTCCACAGTCATGCACAACTTCGCGCTGGTGCAAAATAAGTTGGAGCGTCTGCGGGAAATTGGCGTCGCTGTCGCCATTGACGACTTTGGCGTCGGCTTTTCTTCCCTGGCTTACCTGAGCCGCCTCGCCGTGGACCGGCTGAAAATTGACAAGTCGTTCATCGATAAAGTCACCACCGATAAAGGCGCCGCCGCAATCGCCAAGACGGTCATTCAACTTGGCGAAAGCTTCAATCTCGACATTATCGCCGAGGGAGTGGAAACCAAGGAACAGGCGCAGTGGCTGCTCGACAACGGCTGCAGGAGCGTGCAGGGATACCTTTACGCCCGCCCGATGGCGGTGGACGACCTGCTGCAATGGCTGACCCAACGACGCTGA
- a CDS encoding sensor histidine kinase codes for MTNQEPSLYHLRKRLLNFIAPWSVLLLALSFFLYDYLLDNKLSPLQETASGSLNSAYETMARNFGDLATDIRFLAHNKAIRNATPDSKQGAEALLQDFSEASGIYDQVRWLGPDGKELVRVETFGSQAIRIPEEQLQEKSKRYYFISGMALNPEEIYFSPLDLNIEHGAIQTPHNPVLRAVSPIHTDHGEHNGVIVLNYKANLMLQALRNLHLPSSLRLHLLNSDGYWLLSNHPKDEWGFMFKRSNLRFGVRHPEGWDRIINTNYGTFTDDDGLWLFTTFSPTSNHSKDDQYWKLVVNVEPTAISAIQREALASTLGLIITLWVILFFAFIRIARADALKDTLNAQLSARSGELEHANTLLQESLDNLMRTQDELVRAEKLSSLGMMVAGVAHELNTPLGASLVTLSSMQRQAVELKEAFARGLRRSDMNDYFARFEQGAGIILSNLNRSAQLVHSFKQLATDRAGAERRVFSLRGLIEDMLLTTWLRIHKREHQLVTDIDPDLELDSYPGALSQVLENLVNNAMKHAFQDMPQGRVWLSAQRRNDQIAEIEVRDNGAGIPPEILPKVFDPFFTTKRNQGGTGLGLHLTHQLVTNVLGGTINISSAIGHGCVVKIELPLHAPATEERDVEQKEEEKEADTGTRDASITY; via the coding sequence ATGACCAACCAGGAACCGTCCCTATATCACCTTCGCAAACGTCTGCTGAATTTCATCGCGCCCTGGAGTGTTCTTCTGTTGGCCCTTTCATTCTTTCTGTACGACTACCTGCTGGATAATAAGCTGTCCCCCCTGCAGGAAACCGCTTCAGGTTCACTCAACTCCGCCTACGAGACAATGGCCAGGAATTTCGGCGATCTGGCTACAGACATTCGTTTCCTGGCGCACAATAAAGCAATACGCAACGCCACCCCAGACAGCAAACAAGGCGCTGAGGCCTTGCTGCAGGATTTCTCGGAAGCCTCCGGTATTTACGACCAAGTACGCTGGCTGGGTCCTGACGGCAAAGAGTTAGTTCGCGTGGAAACGTTCGGTTCCCAGGCGATTCGCATCCCTGAAGAGCAGTTGCAGGAGAAAAGCAAGCGCTATTATTTCATCTCCGGCATGGCGTTGAACCCGGAAGAAATCTACTTCTCTCCCTTGGACCTTAATATCGAACACGGAGCAATCCAGACTCCGCATAACCCTGTACTTCGCGCGGTCTCCCCCATTCATACAGACCATGGCGAGCACAATGGCGTGATAGTACTGAACTACAAAGCCAACCTGATGTTGCAAGCTTTACGTAATTTACATCTGCCTTCCAGCTTGCGCCTTCACTTGCTGAATTCCGATGGGTATTGGCTGTTAAGCAATCATCCCAAAGACGAATGGGGCTTCATGTTCAAGCGCAGCAATCTGCGCTTTGGCGTCCGTCACCCTGAAGGGTGGGACCGCATCATCAATACCAACTATGGGACTTTTACGGATGATGACGGCCTCTGGCTGTTCACGACGTTCTCACCCACCTCAAACCATAGCAAGGACGACCAATACTGGAAACTGGTGGTGAATGTGGAGCCAACGGCGATCTCCGCAATTCAGCGGGAAGCGCTCGCCTCTACCCTGGGGTTGATCATCACACTCTGGGTGATATTGTTCTTTGCATTCATCCGCATCGCCAGAGCCGACGCCCTTAAAGACACACTTAACGCTCAACTGAGCGCGCGAAGCGGTGAACTGGAGCACGCCAACACCCTATTGCAAGAGTCGCTGGACAACCTGATGCGCACTCAGGACGAATTGGTGCGAGCGGAAAAGCTCTCGTCTTTGGGGATGATGGTGGCCGGCGTCGCCCATGAACTGAATACGCCTCTCGGGGCCTCTCTGGTGACGCTTTCCTCCATGCAGCGGCAGGCGGTGGAGTTGAAAGAGGCCTTTGCTCGTGGTCTGCGCCGTTCCGATATGAATGACTACTTCGCGCGGTTCGAACAAGGCGCCGGCATCATCCTCAGCAACCTCAATCGCTCCGCACAACTGGTGCATAGTTTCAAACAACTCGCCACTGACCGCGCCGGGGCGGAGCGACGGGTATTCTCACTGAGAGGGCTGATAGAAGACATGCTGCTGACCACCTGGCTGCGTATTCACAAAAGAGAACACCAACTGGTTACGGATATCGACCCAGACCTGGAGCTGGACAGCTATCCCGGCGCCTTGAGCCAGGTATTGGAAAACCTGGTCAACAACGCCATGAAACACGCCTTTCAGGATATGCCGCAAGGCAGAGTCTGGCTCTCCGCTCAGCGCCGCAACGACCAGATCGCCGAAATAGAAGTTCGCGACAACGGCGCCGGCATCCCACCGGAAATCCTGCCCAAAGTCTTCGATCCCTTCTTCACTACCAAACGCAACCAGGGCGGCACCGGCCTGGGACTGCACCTGACGCACCAACTGGTCACCAACGTATTGGGCGGAACCATCAACATATCCAGCGCCATCGGACACGGCTGCGTCGTCAAAATAGAACTACCGCTACATGCGCCCGCCACAGAAGAGCGCGATGTAGAACAAAAAGAAGAAGAGAAAGAAGCCGACACTGGAACTCGTGATGCGTCTATAACTTATTAG
- a CDS encoding phosphotransferase, whose protein sequence is MSDTLQSEEPTQRPFVAERLRAADAFLGEEMDWGLMLESGHSNMLFRAQGPQGDLVLRINASSLRAFGVDRRLEADVLRVIQGARWAPRVLCNAWREGWLLMAHHGASLTEAGAQDTASQQTVRQLLAFVADLQRITEGPAFDYQALMALYRRRLQERAAAAVHQACLQQLEDAFSAIPNDIMTLTHHDLHSGNLCLDQGQLIVLDWEYAGLGWPWLDMASLLQHHDLEANDLYVLPVCANLSATEIQQRLHLAAHINQLLEQLWFAVREEQTG, encoded by the coding sequence ATGAGCGATACCCTACAGTCAGAAGAACCCACACAACGCCCGTTTGTTGCGGAGCGGCTGCGGGCGGCGGACGCCTTTCTGGGGGAGGAGATGGACTGGGGGCTCATGCTGGAGTCAGGACACAGCAATATGCTGTTTCGAGCGCAAGGACCACAAGGCGATTTGGTGCTGCGTATCAACGCCAGCTCGCTACGCGCCTTTGGCGTTGACCGGCGACTTGAGGCGGATGTGCTGCGCGTGATCCAGGGCGCTCGCTGGGCGCCGCGGGTGTTGTGTAATGCATGGCGGGAAGGCTGGCTGTTAATGGCGCATCATGGCGCCAGTTTGACCGAAGCAGGCGCACAGGACACCGCCTCGCAACAGACTGTCAGGCAGTTACTGGCGTTTGTCGCCGATCTGCAGCGTATCACTGAAGGCCCTGCATTCGATTACCAGGCCTTGATGGCGCTCTATCGGCGTCGTCTGCAGGAGCGTGCTGCTGCGGCTGTACATCAGGCTTGTCTGCAGCAACTGGAAGATGCGTTTTCCGCTATCCCCAACGACATAATGACGCTGACCCACCATGATCTGCACTCAGGCAACCTGTGTCTGGATCAAGGACAGCTTATCGTGCTGGACTGGGAATACGCCGGCTTGGGCTGGCCCTGGCTGGACATGGCCTCGCTCCTGCAACACCATGATCTGGAAGCGAATGACCTATACGTCTTACCCGTTTGCGCCAACTTGAGCGCAACGGAAATCCAACAGCGACTGCATCTTGCCGCGCATATCAATCAACTCCTGGAACAACTTTGGTTTGCGGTGAGAGAAGAACAAACCGGGTGA
- a CDS encoding GNAT family N-acetyltransferase, with product MAFTKMETERLTLRVVSPEDGPALNQTIIESLDQLQPWLDWMTPPPSVEETSRWCRQAYARYLLEEEVNLMLLRKEDGALAGVCGLRKVNAALRHHEVGYWGSARLQGAGYMTEGVKALAEYALLELAASRVYLTTDERNLSSRKLAERAGFQLEGVLRNERMDNQGQFRNTCVYARIAAGNWTTH from the coding sequence ATGGCGTTTACAAAGATGGAAACCGAGCGCTTAACGCTGCGGGTGGTGAGTCCGGAAGACGGTCCGGCGCTAAACCAGACAATCATAGAATCTCTGGATCAGCTACAACCCTGGCTGGACTGGATGACGCCGCCGCCGAGTGTGGAGGAGACTTCCCGCTGGTGCCGGCAGGCGTACGCGCGCTATCTGCTGGAGGAAGAAGTGAATCTGATGCTGTTGCGCAAGGAAGACGGCGCGTTGGCGGGAGTGTGCGGTTTGCGTAAGGTCAACGCTGCTTTGCGTCACCATGAGGTGGGGTATTGGGGCTCGGCGCGCCTGCAAGGCGCCGGTTATATGACTGAGGGCGTAAAGGCTTTGGCGGAGTATGCGCTGCTTGAGCTGGCCGCCAGCCGGGTTTATCTGACCACGGACGAACGCAATCTCAGCAGTCGCAAACTGGCGGAGCGCGCAGGATTTCAGCTTGAGGGCGTGTTGCGCAATGAGCGCATGGATAACCAGGGACAGTTTCGTAACACCTGCGTGTACGCGAGAATTGCGGCGGGAAACTGGACTACCCATTAA
- the thiB gene encoding thiamine ABC transporter substrate binding subunit — protein sequence MFNLFHTASVSRVARTLIAAAVATFATSASAAEELTVYTYDSFISEWGPGPALKKSFEAACQCDLKFVALEDGVSILNRLRIEGKNAKADVVLGLDTGLIEETRKEGLVQPHAVAFDALTPVLKWSDKDFVPFDYGYFSFIYDSQKIKQPAQSLQELVNSSASVIYQDPRTSTPGQGMMMWMKSAYGDQAENAWKQLAQHTVTVTKGWWEAYSMFLEGDADYVLSYSTSPAYHQVAEDKSQYKAALFSEGHVMQVEVAAIAANSAKKELANRFLEFLISQEAQEVIPVTNWMLPVRQGVKLPTAFDTLIQPKPIELTPEYIAANRKAWIKEWRSAVAQ from the coding sequence ATGTTCAACCTGTTTCACACTGCATCCGTCTCTCGCGTCGCCCGCACGCTTATCGCCGCTGCTGTCGCGACTTTCGCCACCAGCGCCAGCGCAGCGGAAGAGCTGACGGTCTACACCTACGACTCTTTCATCAGCGAATGGGGCCCCGGTCCTGCGCTGAAAAAAAGCTTCGAAGCCGCCTGTCAGTGCGACCTTAAATTCGTCGCCCTGGAAGACGGGGTCAGCATTCTTAACCGGCTGCGCATCGAAGGCAAGAACGCCAAAGCAGATGTAGTGCTGGGCCTGGACACCGGACTGATAGAAGAAACCCGCAAAGAAGGCCTGGTGCAACCGCACGCGGTCGCCTTTGACGCCCTGACGCCAGTGTTGAAATGGAGTGATAAAGACTTCGTGCCTTTCGATTATGGCTATTTCTCATTCATCTACGACAGCCAGAAAATCAAGCAGCCGGCGCAATCCCTGCAAGAGCTGGTGAACTCCTCCGCTTCGGTGATTTATCAGGACCCGCGCACCAGCACGCCGGGCCAGGGCATGATGATGTGGATGAAGAGCGCATACGGCGATCAGGCGGAAAACGCATGGAAACAGTTGGCGCAACATACCGTCACCGTCACCAAAGGCTGGTGGGAAGCCTACAGCATGTTCCTGGAAGGCGACGCGGACTACGTACTCAGCTACAGCACGTCTCCCGCCTATCACCAGGTGGCTGAAGACAAATCGCAGTACAAGGCGGCGCTGTTCAGCGAAGGCCATGTGATGCAAGTGGAAGTCGCCGCCATCGCGGCGAATAGCGCGAAGAAGGAGCTGGCGAATCGCTTCCTTGAATTTCTGATTTCTCAGGAAGCGCAGGAAGTCATCCCCGTGACCAACTGGATGCTGCCGGTCCGCCAGGGAGTCAAACTGCCCACCGCATTCGATACGCTGATTCAGCCGAAACCCATTGAGTTGACGCCAGAGTACATCGCGGCGAACCGTAAAGCATGGATCAAGGAATGGCGCAGCGCCGTCGCCCAATAA